The Methanomassiliicoccales archaeon genome has a segment encoding these proteins:
- a CDS encoding right-handed parallel beta-helix repeat-containing protein: MARSMFKGRSLTFLTIMFVGALIGTSVLGAMNVQAAVPSAPVGDGTSVSVAFTIYKDGSGYTCAKNSATGAIDFRNTNSKWVIQKTIDKLSGGYILIKAGTYSITQTIYTNKVSIIGEGNATILKSTSTCSGAIIRVCDDYWTLDYRYMSARPNGITIGNMQIDGSKGSGGRQLEGVGFIDCLNSRIVKVYAHNIAAGQGLYMSNSQYCSIIDCVIDNVGDNSYANYGSGIAFGEASRTHVACSYITIDNVRITRTSMSAIDLEPANHVTIKNCVFRDATTWKGYRTPVITEYNIAGYAICDYITVTGCIVYGAFSEFVILSPSSHSTVSKNQVTLTTGTIPAIYSINSHSNTITGNVIKSLSSRPIQTVSCTGFVISGNTLLHL, from the coding sequence ATGGCGAGATCTATGTTCAAGGGCAGGTCCTTGACGTTCCTGACCATCATGTTCGTGGGAGCATTGATCGGGACATCGGTTTTGGGAGCTATGAACGTTCAGGCGGCCGTGCCTTCCGCTCCGGTGGGCGATGGAACATCCGTTTCAGTGGCGTTCACCATCTACAAGGACGGCAGCGGTTACACCTGCGCAAAGAATAGCGCTACCGGGGCCATCGATTTCCGGAACACCAACTCGAAATGGGTGATCCAGAAGACCATCGACAAGCTGTCTGGCGGCTACATACTGATCAAGGCGGGAACGTATTCCATAACGCAGACCATCTACACGAACAAAGTGTCGATCATCGGTGAGGGGAACGCGACCATACTGAAGTCCACCAGCACCTGTTCGGGAGCCATCATACGGGTGTGTGACGACTACTGGACGTTGGACTACAGATACATGTCCGCACGCCCCAACGGGATAACCATCGGCAACATGCAGATCGATGGCAGCAAGGGCTCCGGCGGACGGCAGTTGGAAGGTGTCGGGTTCATCGACTGCCTCAACAGCCGCATCGTCAAGGTCTATGCACATAACATTGCCGCAGGACAGGGCCTGTACATGTCCAACTCGCAGTACTGTTCCATCATTGACTGCGTGATCGACAACGTCGGTGACAACTCATATGCGAACTATGGATCGGGCATCGCCTTCGGCGAGGCCTCCAGGACCCACGTCGCATGCTCGTACATCACCATCGACAACGTACGGATAACCAGGACCTCGATGTCCGCGATAGACCTGGAGCCCGCCAACCACGTGACCATCAAGAACTGCGTGTTCCGCGATGCCACAACCTGGAAGGGATACCGTACTCCGGTCATAACGGAATACAATATTGCGGGATATGCGATCTGTGATTACATCACGGTGACCGGATGCATAGTCTACGGCGCGTTCAGCGAGTTCGTGATACTGTCGCCCAGCAGCCACTCGACGGTCAGCAAGAACCAGGTGACACTGACCACTGGCACGATCCCGGCGATATACTCGATCAACTCGCACTCGAACACGATCACCGGAAACGTGATCAAGTCGTTGTCGAGCAGGCCGATACAGACAGTCAGCTGCACCGGTTTCGTCATCTCGGGTAACACTCTCCTTCACCTTTGA
- a CDS encoding flippase translates to MIGRRSLLIVLSTIIASILSFVGLLAMTNYLGKDAYGTIAWVLATIGTLNTVSDLGFNSAHIKRVSEGQDENDCVSTYLAIKVSLTSFMVVFVFAALLVWNQINSTTISAETWNLVILFVLYYVMYDMATVVTSTYNARMETTKSQAIALTDPLVRVPLIIFVSINHMTTIDLAFAYVIAALAVLLVSVFLLRRGSIKWKRPTLFRSYLKFALPISLISIAGAVTSNLDKILIGYFDMPGNVAYYSSSQQILAVVGVIGSAVATVSFPSFSLLHSKGDIATIRKQTYAAERYIAMIGLPIVTLVVLFPTEICLAVFGKDFAPAGDAMRFLGITLSLTMLNQVYTSQIMGVNRPDISAKIILGTFCLNVVLLLIFIPKELFGVKMLGLSYTGAAIATATTALALFVSVRIIVKRLTGTGTERRMIKHLIAAAVAGAAIVLLNAEYRLSGLIALAIFFVVTALVFLGTLIALKEFTKYDLRQILDIINPAKMVSYMGEEIKNKR, encoded by the coding sequence ATGATCGGCCGTAGGTCTTTGTTGATAGTGTTGTCGACGATCATTGCGTCGATTCTTTCTTTCGTCGGCCTACTGGCAATGACGAACTACCTTGGAAAGGACGCCTACGGCACCATCGCTTGGGTCTTGGCAACCATAGGGACACTGAATACAGTATCGGACCTGGGTTTCAACAGCGCCCATATCAAGAGGGTCTCCGAAGGCCAGGACGAGAACGATTGCGTTTCAACCTATCTCGCCATCAAGGTGTCATTGACCTCCTTCATGGTGGTCTTCGTCTTTGCGGCGCTCCTGGTGTGGAACCAGATCAACAGCACGACGATCTCGGCAGAGACCTGGAACCTGGTCATACTTTTCGTGCTTTACTATGTCATGTATGACATGGCCACTGTTGTCACATCCACGTATAACGCACGGATGGAAACGACGAAATCACAGGCGATCGCCCTGACCGACCCGCTGGTCCGTGTGCCGTTGATCATCTTCGTTTCCATCAATCATATGACCACCATCGACCTTGCCTTCGCATATGTGATAGCGGCATTGGCAGTATTGCTGGTCAGTGTATTCCTTCTGAGGAGGGGCAGTATCAAATGGAAGAGGCCGACCCTTTTCCGGTCCTACCTCAAGTTCGCCCTCCCGATATCCTTGATATCGATAGCCGGTGCGGTCACAAGCAACCTTGACAAGATCCTCATCGGCTATTTTGACATGCCGGGGAACGTGGCCTATTATTCCTCATCGCAGCAGATATTGGCCGTGGTGGGGGTGATCGGTTCGGCCGTTGCCACGGTATCCTTCCCGTCATTCTCCCTGCTGCATAGCAAGGGCGATATCGCCACCATCCGAAAGCAGACCTATGCGGCCGAACGGTACATAGCCATGATCGGCCTGCCCATTGTGACGTTGGTGGTCCTATTCCCGACGGAGATCTGTCTTGCGGTCTTTGGCAAGGATTTCGCTCCTGCTGGAGATGCCATGCGGTTCCTGGGGATCACCCTATCGCTGACCATGCTCAATCAGGTGTACACGTCACAGATCATGGGAGTCAATCGGCCGGACATCAGTGCCAAGATCATCCTGGGGACCTTCTGTCTGAACGTTGTCCTGTTGCTGATATTCATCCCCAAGGAGCTCTTCGGGGTGAAGATGCTGGGTCTGTCATATACCGGAGCGGCGATCGCTACAGCGACAACCGCCCTGGCATTGTTCGTCAGCGTTCGAATAATAGTCAAGAGACTGACCGGGACCGGCACCGAAAGAAGGATGATCAAGCATCTCATTGCAGCCGCCGTGGCCGGTGCGGCCATCGTCCTGCTGAATGCGGAATACCGCCTTTCCGGGCTCATTGCGCTGGCGATCTTCTTTGTGGTCACGGCATTGGTGTTCCTGGGAACGTTGATAGCGTTGAAGGAGTTCACCAAGTATGACCTCAGGCAGATCCTGGACATCATCAACCCTGCCAAGATGGTCAGCTACATGGGCGAGGAGATCAAGAACAAGAGATGA